One genomic region from Neospora caninum Liverpool complete genome, chromosome V encodes:
- a CDS encoding Spermine/spermidine synthase family protein,related, with amino-acid sequence MNLLPSSIEEFRKRSYWNAFFRSRGDRAFEWYGSYSDYKAILDSLDLRVPAENKREKPREEKENGGVHGEAQAESSAGAEQENGEREKVEGSQKRGARILHVGCGNSELAAELVEDGYTSIVNVDFSPVVISSMRRRFRHLGPSLEWECLDVRGGALAKTFGTEAFDVVLDKGFLDAYISRDQDHASSSNCETSEEKTSKWDYREEAQVYLHSVLKVLKPGGVYILITLAQDYLAKELVRSLHAAPLANVKIYPLSHQSSAPSSPLPYLLAFTKRCFSASEESAPASRPVKGQAPLACTVVAKSLGTANETFAIWELPKRIVAINKWRFFQSAIHHYQPGSRSTVSVHRQKQGDDGAAYSIAVYDRVSQETVEEKKKKNGKKADKKRATLHQTAALLVPLGQECSWLYATPEGNEELACQAGVSRLLVVTAGVDNLHASASGRDGPCIGGQKASVFEAMKEELAPYLADLALPGGGDIPVLVVSEETSVHAELACVRSPFAGWVLVRDVDCEEDAESGAGEHSSCVLRQMIFSCNPQAVQSEVKVRLPAGDSQAPQSPEFLFCQSTCAYHLAIAAAFALLPDEALRWDSLAEQRPLTATLLGLGGGVLARLLSCLFGAYFDMRLVCVDLDPVVVQLATQFFGFQASPPAVSAVVDDALSFVGGLETSSQDVLIVDINNASSSSSLTCPSEAMLQQSVLETMQAKLKPGGLLLFNLLSRCPHTKAQILERLTALFPFVSAFSMPADVNELIVCGSTPASDVSTSEDLQSRLHILFSGVGESLSPSVSMEARKLAQDAASWVRWSSRWKRLSAGKREDPAA; translated from the exons ATGAACCTCCTTCCCTCGAGCATCGAAGAATTCCGCAAGCGCTCGTACTGGAACGCCTTTTTCCGTTCCCGTGGAGACAGGGCCTTCGAGTGGTACGGCAGCTACTCCGACTATAAGGCGATTCTCGACTCCCTCGACCTGCGGGTTCCAgcggaaaacaaaagagagaagccccgcgaagagaaagagaatggCGGCGTTCACGGCGAAGCCCAAGCCGAGTCTTCGGCGGGCGCAGAGcaggaaaacggggaaagagagaaagtcgAAGGCAGTCAGAAGCGCGGCGCCCGAATCCTCCACGTCGGATGCGGAAACTCCGAGCTCGCGGCAGAACTCGTGGAGGACGG ATACACTTCAATTGTCAACGTTGACTTTTCGCCCGTCGTCATTTCGAGCATGCGGCGACGCTTTCGCCATCTCGGACCGTCTCTTGAGTGGGAGTGTCTCGACGTTCGCGGCGGTGCGTTGGCCAAGACTTTCGGCACGGAAGCCTTCGATGTTGTGCTCGACAAGGGGTTTCTCGATGCATACATTTCGCGCGATCAGGACcacgcctcgtcctcgaactgcgagacaagcgaggagaagacaaGCAAGTGGGACTACAGAGAAGAGGCCCAGGTGTATCTCCACTCCGTGCTGAAGGTGTTGAAACCCGGAGGCGTTTACATCCTCATCACGCTCGCACAAGATTACCTAGCCAAGGAACTG GTACGGAGCCTGCAtgccgctcctctcgccaACGTCAAAATCTATCCGCTGTCTCACCAGTCGTCTGCGCCAtcgtctccgcttccgtATCTTCTCGCATTCACGAAAAGATGTTTCTCGGCCTCAGAGGAGTCCGCTCCAGCGTCTCGGCCTGTCAAAGGACAAGCTCC GCTCGCGTGCACAGTCGTCGCCAAGAGTCTCGGCACCGCGAACGAGACGTTCGCCATCTGGGAGTTGCCGA AACGGATCGTGGCCATCAACAAATGGAGATTTTTCCAGTCGGCGATTCACCACTACCAGCCTGGGTCTCGCAGcacggtgtctgtacaccggcAGAAGCAAGGggacgacggcgccgcgTATTCCATCGCAGTCTACGATCGCGTTTCCCAGGAGACcgtcgaggagaaaaagaagaaaaacggaaaaaaagcCGACAAGAAGCGCGCAACTTTGCACCAAACTGCGGCGCTCCTGGTCCCTCTCGGGCAGGAGTGCTCGTGGCTGTATGCAACACCTGAGGGAAATGAAGAG CTGGCGTGCCAagccggcgtctctcgcttgctCGTGGTCACAGCGGGCGTGGAcaatctgcatgcgtccgcCTCGGGTCGAGACGGGCCGTGCATCGGTGGGCAAAAAGCGTCGGTATTCGAGGCCATGAAGGAGGAGCTCGCGCCCTACTTGGCCGATCTCGCGCTCCCCGGAGGC GGGGACATTCCCGTCTTGGTCGTGAGCGAGGAGACGTCGGTGCATGCGGAACTCGCGTGCGTGCGCTCGCCGTTTGCTGGCTGGGTGCTCGTGCGCGACGTGGACTGCGAAGAGGATgcggagagcggcgcgggcgAGCACAGCTCCTGCGTGCTCCGCCAAATGATCTTCTCGTGCAATCCCCAAGCTGTCCAGTCGGAGGTTAAG GTGCGTCTTCCcgccggagacagccagGCGCCTCAGTCGCCGGAATTCCTTTTTTGCCAGTCGACATGTGCCTACCATCTCGCCATCGCAGCGG CCTTCGCCCTTTTGCCCGACGAGGCACTTCGGTGGGACTCCCTTGCGGAGCAACGTCCTCTCACTGCGACGCTCCTGGGGCTTG GTGGAGGCGTCCTCGCACGTCTTTTGTCTTGTTTGTTCGGCGCGTACTTTGACATGCGCTTGGTGTGCGTCGACTTGGATCCCGTCGTCGTCCAGCTTGCCACGCAG TTTTTTGGGTTCCaggcctcgccgcctgcagTCAGTGCGGTCGTGGACGACgcgctctccttcgtcgGGGGACTCGAGACGAGTTCGCAAGACGTTTTGATTGTCGATATCAACaacgcgtcttcgtcctcctcgctcACATGCCCGTCGGAGGCGATGCTGCAGCAGAGCGTCTTGGAGACCATGCAGGCGAAGTTGAAGCCTGgcggccttctcctcttcaaccttctctctcgctgtccacACACGAAGGCGCAA ATCCTCGAGCGCCTAACTgccctcttccctttcgtaTCCGCTTTCTCCATGCCAGCT GATGTAAACGAACTGATCGTCTGCGGCTCAACCCCCGCCTCGGACGTCTCCACCTCCGAAGATCTGCAGTCCCGTCTGCACATCCTG TTCTCAGGCGTTGGGGAAagtctttcgccttctgtcaGCATGGAGGCTCGGAAACTCGCGCAGGACGCGGCCAGTTGGGTGCGCTGGAGTTCCCGATGGAAACGCCTCAgcgcggggaaacgcgaggaccCAGCAGCGTGA